A part of Sinorhizobium chiapasense genomic DNA contains:
- a CDS encoding lytic murein transglycosylase → MLRLLSALILSLTSFAGLSFAASKANVENQFRQWLQNDLWPEAQKSGISAASFKAAFADVKLNWDLPDLAPPGFPKAKERKQSQAEFSSPGSYFSEKRLQGLAATGRSLASAHASTLKRIERTYGVPGPIVLAIWGRESGFGRAKIPHPIMDVLATKAFMSTRPELFRRELIAALHILDSGDVREAEMRGSWAGAMGQPQFLPSSFLKYAVDFDGDGRRDIWNSVPDSLASIANYLSEKGWQAGRDWGFEVLIPEGVSCAQEGPDLARPIADWAGMGIGRISGKTFPSAERAAAGMMLVPAGTHGPQFIVTPNFYVIKEYNNSDLYALFIGNLADRIASGGGAFRGEWGDVGNMLRSDVLAMQKALVSKGYDVGKVDGLPGYKTRRSLGDWQAKNGLSATCFPAASLKSQLR, encoded by the coding sequence ATGCTGAGACTCCTCTCTGCCTTGATCCTTTCGCTCACCTCCTTTGCCGGTCTTTCCTTCGCGGCTTCGAAAGCCAACGTGGAAAACCAGTTTCGCCAGTGGCTGCAGAACGACCTGTGGCCCGAGGCGCAGAAATCCGGCATCTCCGCGGCGTCCTTCAAGGCGGCATTTGCCGATGTGAAGCTCAATTGGGATCTGCCCGACCTTGCGCCTCCCGGTTTTCCGAAGGCGAAGGAGCGCAAGCAGAGCCAGGCGGAATTTTCATCGCCCGGCTCGTATTTTTCCGAGAAGCGCCTGCAAGGATTGGCGGCGACCGGCCGGAGCCTCGCCTCCGCCCACGCCTCGACCTTGAAGCGCATCGAAAGAACGTATGGCGTTCCCGGGCCGATCGTCCTCGCCATCTGGGGCCGGGAATCGGGCTTCGGCCGGGCGAAGATCCCGCACCCGATCATGGACGTTCTGGCGACCAAGGCCTTCATGTCGACGCGGCCGGAGCTTTTCCGGCGCGAACTGATCGCCGCGCTCCACATTCTCGACAGCGGCGATGTCCGCGAGGCGGAGATGCGCGGTTCCTGGGCCGGTGCCATGGGCCAGCCCCAGTTCCTGCCGTCGAGTTTCCTGAAATACGCCGTGGATTTCGACGGCGACGGCCGCCGCGACATCTGGAATTCGGTGCCGGACAGTCTGGCTTCGATCGCCAACTATCTCTCTGAGAAAGGCTGGCAAGCCGGCCGTGACTGGGGTTTTGAAGTCTTGATCCCAGAAGGTGTTTCCTGCGCCCAGGAAGGCCCGGATCTTGCCCGTCCGATCGCCGATTGGGCCGGCATGGGGATCGGGCGCATCTCCGGCAAGACCTTTCCGTCGGCGGAGCGCGCAGCGGCCGGCATGATGCTGGTGCCGGCAGGCACCCATGGACCGCAGTTCATCGTCACGCCGAATTTCTACGTGATCAAGGAATACAACAATTCCGATCTCTACGCGCTGTTCATCGGCAACCTCGCCGATCGCATCGCGTCGGGCGGCGGCGCCTTCCGGGGCGAGTGGGGCGATGTCGGAAACATGCTGCGTTCCGACGTGCTGGCGATGCAGAAGGCGCTCGTCTCCAAGGGCTACGACGTCGGCAAGGTCGATGGCCTCCCGGGCTACAAGACGCGCCGGTCGCTCGGCGACTGGCAGGCGAAGAAC